The following coding sequences are from one Diospyros lotus cultivar Yz01 chromosome 7, ASM1463336v1, whole genome shotgun sequence window:
- the LOC127806153 gene encoding putative pentatricopeptide repeat-containing protein At1g68930 gives MKARQKLREAVDLLYSRGCATAEAYTRLLLECVRYNDVDQAKRLHSHMDLHLYQPPNTFLHNRLVQFYARSGLLSDARNLFEKMPNRDVYSYNSMLSAYSKLGLVDDMWAFFHRMPRRDSVSYNTVIAGLAANGWLRRALEVFVGMQKEGFEPTEYTNVSVLNVCSRALDLKRGKQIHGKIEVSNLEGNVYTWNALIDMYNKCGEIHLARWLFDRMVDKNAVSWNLIISGYLKNGQPEKCIDLFREMQLSGLKPDEVTVSSVLGAFFQGGYIYEARKIFSELEEKDEVCWTTMIVGYAQSGQEEEALLLFRQMLLENVKPDSFTISTIVSSCARLASLYHGQVVHGKAVHMGVDCNLLVSSALINMYSKSGEIKNAWAVFSLMPIRNVVSWNSIILGYAQNGKDLEALALYEEMILENFKPDDITFTGVLSACVHAGLLKRGQDYFRSIREFHGMTPTLDHYACMINLFGRSGYIDKAIDLINVMPHEPNGLVWSTLLSVCAMKGDIVHGEMAAKQLFELDPLNAGPYIMLSNIYAACGRWKDVASTRSLMKSKMVKKHAAYSWIEIDGEVFKFVAEDRTHPELGKIYEELNKLIKKLEDAGFIPQTNLVLHDIQEDEKFKSICYHSEKLALAFGLLRKPQGMAPIRIIKNIRVCADCHEFMKLVSKINGRSIILRDSNRFHHFVGGQCSCNGIW, from the coding sequence ATGAAGGCAAGACAAAAGCTTCGGGAAGCAGTAGACTTGTTATATTCTCGTGGCTGTGCGACCGCCGAAGCTTACACTCGTCTTCTTCTGGAATGCGTTCGATATAACGATGTCGATCAAGCCAAGCGACTGCATTCTCACATGGATCTTCACTTGTATCAGCCCCCAAACACCTTCCTCCACAATCGTCTCGTCCAATTTTATGCTAGATCTGGGTTACTCTCTGATGCTCGGAACCTGTTTGAGAAAATGCCCAACCGAGATGTATATTCGTATAATAGTATGCTGTCCGCGTATTCCAAGCTGGGTTTGGTTGATGATATGTGGGCGTTCTTCCATCGAATGCCTCGTCGGGATTCAGTTTCTTACAATACCGTGATTGCTGGTTTGGCTGCAAATGGGTGGTTGAGAAGAGCTTTGGAGGTTTTTGTTGGAATGCAGAAGGAAGGATTTGAGCCGACTGAATATACCAATGTAAGTGTGCTGAACGTGTGTTCCCGCGCGTTGGATTTGAAGCGCGGGAAACAAATTCACGGGAAGATTGAAGTTTCTAATTTGGAAGGGAATGTTTACACGTGGAATGCTTTGATTGATATGTATAACAAGTGTGGTGAGATCCATCTGGCGAGGTGGTTGTTTGATCGGATGGTTGACAAGAATGCTGTTTCTTGGAATTTGATAATTTCAGGTTATTTGAAAAATGGGCAGCCTGAGAAATGTATCGATTTGTTTCGTGAGATGCAGCTGTCGGGTTTAAAGCCTGATGAGGTTACAGTTTCCAGCGTTCTTGGCGCTTTCTTTCAAGGTGGGTACATATATGAAGCAAGGAAAATTTTTAGTGAGCTCGAGGAGAAGGATGAGGTTTGCTGGACAACAATGATCGTGGGTTATGCACAAAGTGGACAAGAAGAGGAAGCATTGTTGTTATTCAGACAGATGCTACTTGAAAATGTCAAACCTGACAGTTTTACCATCTCAACCATAGTTAGTTCCTGTGCCCGATTAGCCTCTCTATATCATGGTCAAGTAGTTCATGGAAAGGCAGTACATATGGGAGTGGATTGTAATTTGCTTGTTTCGAGTGCCCTAATAAACATGTATTCCAAATCCGGAGAGATTAAAAATGCCTGGGCTGTTTTCAGCTTGATGCCCATTCGAAATGTCGTTTCTTGGAATTCTATTATTTTGGGTTATGCACAAAATGGAAAAGATCTAGAGGCTCTGGCCCTTTATGAAGAAATGATACTGGAGAACTTCAAGCCAGATGACATTACTTTCACAGGTGTGCTTTCTGCTTGTGTCCATGCTGGCTTGCTCAAACGAGGACAGGATTACTTTAGATCCATCAGAGAGTTTCATGGAATGACACCAACGTTAGATCATTATGCATGTATGATCAATCTCTTTGGTCGTTCAGGTTACATAGACAAGGCAATAGATTTAATAAATGTTATGCCACATGAGCCAAATGGCCTGGTTTGGTCTACACTTTTATCAGTTTGTGCAATGAAAGGCGATATTGTACATGGAGAGATGGCAGCAAAGCAACTCTTTGAATTGGACCCTCTCAATGCTGGACCTTACATAATGCTGTCCAACATATATGCTGCTTGTGGACGATGGAAAGACGTAGCATCCACAAGGTCTCTCATGAAGAGTAAGATGGTTAAAAAGCATGCTGCTTACAGCTGGATTGAGATTGATGGTGAGGTCTTCAAGTTTGTAGCTGAGGACCGAACACATCCAGAATTAGGAAAGATTTATGAAGAactgaataaattgataaagaaGCTGGAGGATGCTGGATTTATTCCTCAGACAAACTTGGTGCTACATGACATCCAGGAGGATGAGAAGTTTAAATCCATCTGTTATCACAGTGAGAAACTTGCTCTTGCATTTGGGTTATTAAGAAAGCCTCAAGGAATGGCACCCATTAGGATTATCAAGAACATCAGAGTTTGTGCCGACTGCCATGAGTTTATGAAGTTGGTATCCAAGATTAATGGGCGGTCAATCATCCTGAGAGATTCAAACAGGTTCCATCACTTTGTTGGAGGACAGTGCTCCTGCAATGGTATCTGGTAA
- the LOC127806028 gene encoding protein unc-13 homolog isoform X2, with protein sequence MVISRNNVPNSPFGQLGVDLSESDLRETAYEVLIAACRITGGKPLTYISQSSLKAAQPERSSSAPSLQRSVTSTAASKVKKALGLKKRAHNSAGQGPDPAGSGKPKRPVTVGELVRVQMRVSEQTDSRIRRGLLRIAAGQLGRRTESIVLPLELLQQFKSSDFPSQREYEAWQKRNLKILEAGLLKHPHLPLDKKDTAPQQLQQIIRGTLERPIKTGKQSESMQVLRSAVMSLACRSFDGSVSEMCHWADGVPFNLRLYQMLLEACFDINDETSVVEEVDEILELIKKTWIIFGINQMLHNICFAWVLFHRYVETGQVEDDLLIAANSLLVEVEQDATTTKDSVYSTILSSILSLILGWMEKRLLAYHHTFHSGNIELMQIVVSMTVLAAKILVDDISFEYRKKRKEVDVALDRVDTYIRSSVRSAFKQKMEIIKSSKRSSRNQQNPLPVLCILAQDITELALNEKEIYSPVLKRWHPLAAGSAVATLHACYGNELKQFVSGINELSPDIVQVLLAADKLEKVLVQIAVEDSVESEDGGKAIIQEMTPYEAEAVISKLVKVWTRTRVDRLREWVDRNLQQEVWSPRANKERFAPSAVEVLRIIDETVEAFFLLPITMHSTLLSDLMGGLDRCLQQYILKAKSGCGIRSTFIPAIPAMTRCRTGSKLHGVFKKKEKSHMAQRRRPQVGIIDGNNSTGIVQLCVRINTLQHIRAQLDSLGKRIMNHLRNCNPNIHVDDTATGMGKRFELSAAACVEGIQQLCEATAYKVVFHDLSHVLLDGLYVGEVSSSRIEPFLQELEQFLEIISETVHDRGRTRVITDVMKASFEGFLFVLLAGGPSRAFSRQDSDILEEDFKSLMDLFWSNGDGLPVDLINKLSINVKDILRLFHSDTDSLIEEFRQVTQDSYGSSSKARLPLPPTSGQWSSTEPNTILRVLCHRNDEIATKFLKKTYDLPKKL encoded by the exons ATGGTAATCAGCAGAAATAATGTTCCCAATTCGCCCTTCGGCCAACTGGGCGTCGACCTCTCCGAATCCGACCTCCGGGAAACCGCCTACGAAGTCCTCATCGCCGCCTGCCGTATCACCGGCGGCAAGCCTCTCACTTACATATCGCAGTCTTCGCTGAAGGCCGCGCAGCCGGAAAGGTCGTCGTCGGCGCCGTCGCTGCAGAGATCGGTGACGTCCACGGCGGCGAGCAAAGTGAAGAAGGCCTTGGGGTTGAAGAAGCGGGCTCACAACTCGGCGGGTCAGGGTCCCGACCCAGCGGGTTCGGGCAAGCCCAAGAGGCCAGTAACCGTTGGCGAGCTGGTTCGGGTCCAAATGCGCGTTTCCGAGCAGACCGATTCCAGAATCCGGCGAGGGTTGTTGAGAATTGCTGCTGGGCAG CTTGGAAGACGTACTGAGTCAATAGTTCTACCACTAGAACTGTTGCAACAATTCAAGTCTTCAGATTTTCCTAGTCAGCGAGAATATGAAGCATGGCAGAAAAGAAATCTAAAGATTCTTGAAGCAGGACTACTCAAGCATCCTCACCTGCCTTTAGACAAGAAAGACACTGCTCCACAACAGCTCCAACAGATAATCCGTGGGACCTTGGAAAGGCCCATAAAAACTGGAAAGCAGAGCGAATCCATGCAAGTTCTCCGTAGTGCTGTCATGTCTCTTGCTTGCAGATCATTTGACGGGTCTGTCTCTGAGATGTGCCACTGGGCAGATGGAGTTCCATTTAATCTAAGACTCTACCAAATGCTTCTGGAAGCTTGCTTTGATATAAATGATGAGACCTCCGTTGTGGAAGAAGTTGATGAGATTTTGGAACTCATAAAGAAGACTTggataatttttggaataaaccAGATGTTGCATAACATTTGCTTTGCTTGGGTGTTGTTTCATCGTTATGTTGAAACTGGACAAGTTGAAGATGACTTACTCATTGCTGCTAATAGTCTATTGGTGGAAGTTGAACAGGATGCAACAACAACAAAGGATTCAGTTTATTCGACAATCTTAAGTTCAATATTGAGTCTGATTTTGGGTTGGATGGAAAAGAGGCTTCTTGCTTACCATCATACCTTTCACAGCGGCAATATTGAGTTGATGCAAATAGTGGTATCTATGACAGTATTAGCAGCTAAGATACTGGTGGATGACATCTCATTTGAGTATcgcaagaaaaggaaagaagttGACGTAGCACTAGACAGGGTTGACACCTACATCAGGTCATCAGTACGCTCTGCTTTTA AACAGAAAATGGAGATTATAAAATCAAGCAAGCGGTCATCTAGAAACCAGCAAAATCCTCTTCCTGTCCTTTGCATTCTTGCACAAGACATTACTGAACTGGCTCTTAATGAAAAGGAGATATATAGTCCCGTTTTGAAGAGATGGCACCCCCTTGCAGCAGGTTCAGCTGTAGCCACTCTTCATGCTTGCTATGGGAATGAGCTGAAGCAATTTGTGTCAGGTATCAATGAGTTGTCACCTGATATTGTACAAGTGTTGCTAGCTGCTGATAAGTTGGAAAAGGTTCTTGTTCAAATTGCTGTTGAAGATTCGGTAGAAAGTGAGGATGGGGGGAAGGCAATAATACAGGAGATGACTCCTTATGAGGCCGAAGCTGTGATTTCCAAGCTGGTAAAGGTGTGGACAAGGACCAGAGTGGACAGACTTAGGGAATGGGTTGACAGGAATCTGCAACAAGAG GTATGGAGCCCACGGGCGAACAAAGAGCGGTTTGCTCCCTCTGCTGTTGAAGTTCTACGAATAATAGATGAAACCGTGGAAGCGTTCTTTTTGTTGCCGATAACAATGCACTCAACATTGCTCTCTGACTTGATGGGTGGTCTTGACCGATGTCTCCAACAATACATATTGAAAGCAAAATCTGGCTGTG GAATCCGAAGTACTTTCATTCCCGCTATACCTGCCATGACAAGATGTAGAACAGGATCAAAATTACATGGTGTgtttaagaagaaagaaaagtcGCATATGGCTCAGAGGAGGCGACCTCAGGTTGGGATTATTGATGGAAATAATTCAACTGGGATAGTGCAGTTATGCGTTCGCATTAACACATTGCAGCACATTCGAGCACAGTTGGACAGTTTGGGGAAGAGGATAATGAATCACCTCAGGAATTGTAACCCCAACATTCATGTAGATGATACTGCCACTGGAATGGGGAAAAGGTTTGAGCTTTCAGCAGCAGCTTGTGTGGAAGGGATCCAACAACTTTGTGAGGCAACTGCGTATAAGGTCGTTTTCCATGATCTAAGTCATGTTCTGTTGGATGGTCTGTACGTGGGAGAAGTTTCTTCCTCTAGGATTGAACCCTTCCTCCAGGAGCTCGAACAATTTCTGGAGATCATTTCGGAAACAGTGCATGACAGAGGGCGCACGCGTGTTATTACTGACGTGATGAAAGCTTCTTTCGAGGGATTCCTGTTTGTCTTGCTTGCTGGAGGCCCATCTCGAGCATTTAGCAGGCAAGATTCTGATATCTTGGAGGAGGATTTCAAGTCTCTGATGGATTTGTTCTGGTCCAATGGGGACGGATTGCCAGTCGACTTGATCAATAAGCTATCAATCAACGTGAAGGATATCCTTCGCCTCTTCCATTCCGACACCGACAGCCTTATCGAGGAATTCAGACAAGTTACTCAGGATAGCTATGGTTCTTCTTCAAAAGCCAGGCTCCCGCTACCCCCAACTTCAGGTCAGTGGAGTTCAACCGAACCAAACACGATTTTGCGAGTTTTGTGTCATAGGAACGATGAGATTGCTACCAAGTTCCTTAAGAAAACATACGACTTGCCGAAGAAGCTGTAA
- the LOC127806028 gene encoding protein unc-13 homolog isoform X1: MVISRNNVPNSPFGQLGVDLSESDLRETAYEVLIAACRITGGKPLTYISQSSLKAAQPERSSSAPSLQRSVTSTAASKVKKALGLKKRAHNSAGQGPDPAGSGKPKRPVTVGELVRVQMRVSEQTDSRIRRGLLRIAAGQLGRRTESIVLPLELLQQFKSSDFPSQREYEAWQKRNLKILEAGLLKHPHLPLDKKDTAPQQLQQIIRGTLERPIKTGKQSESMQVLRSAVMSLACRSFDGSVSEMCHWADGVPFNLRLYQMLLEACFDINDETSVVEEVDEILELIKKTWIIFGINQMLHNICFAWVLFHRYVETGQVEDDLLIAANSLLVEVEQDATTTKDSVYSTILSSILSLILGWMEKRLLAYHHTFHSGNIELMQIVVSMTVLAAKILVDDISFEYRKKRKEVDVALDRVDTYIRSSVRSAFTQKMEIIKSSKRSSRNQQNPLPVLCILAQDITELALNEKEIYSPVLKRWHPLAAGSAVATLHACYGNELKQFVSGINELSPDIVQVLLAADKLEKVLVQIAVEDSVESEDGGKAIIQEMTPYEAEAVISKLVKVWTRTRVDRLREWVDRNLQQEVWSPRANKERFAPSAVEVLRIIDETVEAFFLLPITMHSTLLSDLMGGLDRCLQQYILKAKSGCGIRSTFIPAIPAMTRCRTGSKLHGVFKKKEKSHMAQRRRPQVGIIDGNNSTGIVQLCVRINTLQHIRAQLDSLGKRIMNHLRNCNPNIHVDDTATGMGKRFELSAAACVEGIQQLCEATAYKVVFHDLSHVLLDGLYVGEVSSSRIEPFLQELEQFLEIISETVHDRGRTRVITDVMKASFEGFLFVLLAGGPSRAFSRQDSDILEEDFKSLMDLFWSNGDGLPVDLINKLSINVKDILRLFHSDTDSLIEEFRQVTQDSYGSSSKARLPLPPTSGQWSSTEPNTILRVLCHRNDEIATKFLKKTYDLPKKL; encoded by the exons ATGGTAATCAGCAGAAATAATGTTCCCAATTCGCCCTTCGGCCAACTGGGCGTCGACCTCTCCGAATCCGACCTCCGGGAAACCGCCTACGAAGTCCTCATCGCCGCCTGCCGTATCACCGGCGGCAAGCCTCTCACTTACATATCGCAGTCTTCGCTGAAGGCCGCGCAGCCGGAAAGGTCGTCGTCGGCGCCGTCGCTGCAGAGATCGGTGACGTCCACGGCGGCGAGCAAAGTGAAGAAGGCCTTGGGGTTGAAGAAGCGGGCTCACAACTCGGCGGGTCAGGGTCCCGACCCAGCGGGTTCGGGCAAGCCCAAGAGGCCAGTAACCGTTGGCGAGCTGGTTCGGGTCCAAATGCGCGTTTCCGAGCAGACCGATTCCAGAATCCGGCGAGGGTTGTTGAGAATTGCTGCTGGGCAG CTTGGAAGACGTACTGAGTCAATAGTTCTACCACTAGAACTGTTGCAACAATTCAAGTCTTCAGATTTTCCTAGTCAGCGAGAATATGAAGCATGGCAGAAAAGAAATCTAAAGATTCTTGAAGCAGGACTACTCAAGCATCCTCACCTGCCTTTAGACAAGAAAGACACTGCTCCACAACAGCTCCAACAGATAATCCGTGGGACCTTGGAAAGGCCCATAAAAACTGGAAAGCAGAGCGAATCCATGCAAGTTCTCCGTAGTGCTGTCATGTCTCTTGCTTGCAGATCATTTGACGGGTCTGTCTCTGAGATGTGCCACTGGGCAGATGGAGTTCCATTTAATCTAAGACTCTACCAAATGCTTCTGGAAGCTTGCTTTGATATAAATGATGAGACCTCCGTTGTGGAAGAAGTTGATGAGATTTTGGAACTCATAAAGAAGACTTggataatttttggaataaaccAGATGTTGCATAACATTTGCTTTGCTTGGGTGTTGTTTCATCGTTATGTTGAAACTGGACAAGTTGAAGATGACTTACTCATTGCTGCTAATAGTCTATTGGTGGAAGTTGAACAGGATGCAACAACAACAAAGGATTCAGTTTATTCGACAATCTTAAGTTCAATATTGAGTCTGATTTTGGGTTGGATGGAAAAGAGGCTTCTTGCTTACCATCATACCTTTCACAGCGGCAATATTGAGTTGATGCAAATAGTGGTATCTATGACAGTATTAGCAGCTAAGATACTGGTGGATGACATCTCATTTGAGTATcgcaagaaaaggaaagaagttGACGTAGCACTAGACAGGGTTGACACCTACATCAGGTCATCAGTACGCTCTGCTTTTACTCAG AAAATGGAGATTATAAAATCAAGCAAGCGGTCATCTAGAAACCAGCAAAATCCTCTTCCTGTCCTTTGCATTCTTGCACAAGACATTACTGAACTGGCTCTTAATGAAAAGGAGATATATAGTCCCGTTTTGAAGAGATGGCACCCCCTTGCAGCAGGTTCAGCTGTAGCCACTCTTCATGCTTGCTATGGGAATGAGCTGAAGCAATTTGTGTCAGGTATCAATGAGTTGTCACCTGATATTGTACAAGTGTTGCTAGCTGCTGATAAGTTGGAAAAGGTTCTTGTTCAAATTGCTGTTGAAGATTCGGTAGAAAGTGAGGATGGGGGGAAGGCAATAATACAGGAGATGACTCCTTATGAGGCCGAAGCTGTGATTTCCAAGCTGGTAAAGGTGTGGACAAGGACCAGAGTGGACAGACTTAGGGAATGGGTTGACAGGAATCTGCAACAAGAG GTATGGAGCCCACGGGCGAACAAAGAGCGGTTTGCTCCCTCTGCTGTTGAAGTTCTACGAATAATAGATGAAACCGTGGAAGCGTTCTTTTTGTTGCCGATAACAATGCACTCAACATTGCTCTCTGACTTGATGGGTGGTCTTGACCGATGTCTCCAACAATACATATTGAAAGCAAAATCTGGCTGTG GAATCCGAAGTACTTTCATTCCCGCTATACCTGCCATGACAAGATGTAGAACAGGATCAAAATTACATGGTGTgtttaagaagaaagaaaagtcGCATATGGCTCAGAGGAGGCGACCTCAGGTTGGGATTATTGATGGAAATAATTCAACTGGGATAGTGCAGTTATGCGTTCGCATTAACACATTGCAGCACATTCGAGCACAGTTGGACAGTTTGGGGAAGAGGATAATGAATCACCTCAGGAATTGTAACCCCAACATTCATGTAGATGATACTGCCACTGGAATGGGGAAAAGGTTTGAGCTTTCAGCAGCAGCTTGTGTGGAAGGGATCCAACAACTTTGTGAGGCAACTGCGTATAAGGTCGTTTTCCATGATCTAAGTCATGTTCTGTTGGATGGTCTGTACGTGGGAGAAGTTTCTTCCTCTAGGATTGAACCCTTCCTCCAGGAGCTCGAACAATTTCTGGAGATCATTTCGGAAACAGTGCATGACAGAGGGCGCACGCGTGTTATTACTGACGTGATGAAAGCTTCTTTCGAGGGATTCCTGTTTGTCTTGCTTGCTGGAGGCCCATCTCGAGCATTTAGCAGGCAAGATTCTGATATCTTGGAGGAGGATTTCAAGTCTCTGATGGATTTGTTCTGGTCCAATGGGGACGGATTGCCAGTCGACTTGATCAATAAGCTATCAATCAACGTGAAGGATATCCTTCGCCTCTTCCATTCCGACACCGACAGCCTTATCGAGGAATTCAGACAAGTTACTCAGGATAGCTATGGTTCTTCTTCAAAAGCCAGGCTCCCGCTACCCCCAACTTCAGGTCAGTGGAGTTCAACCGAACCAAACACGATTTTGCGAGTTTTGTGTCATAGGAACGATGAGATTGCTACCAAGTTCCTTAAGAAAACATACGACTTGCCGAAGAAGCTGTAA